One region of Flavobacterium sp. KACC 22763 genomic DNA includes:
- a CDS encoding aminotransferase class III-fold pyridoxal phosphate-dependent enzyme, whose product MIFSETVIQDLVKEHYGLNVIVKALNGYDELNFLLSDDKNEKYILKVSNESHSFPFLEAQAAIMRHLAKSDISDCFQHFCLNAKGEELTQIVTDSKTYYIRILNFLEGTFWVDEKNKNSQLHYNLGSFLGNMDNALADFSHPAMHRNYTWDISRASEAGDNLKYILNHERRRIAGYFLLQFDTEVLPELHRLRHAYIHNDANDYNVLVKDNRISGLIDFGDMVYTALINNLAIACVYAMLDEKDPLAVAAKIVEGYHNSYALTEQELDLLYYLIAGRLCISVTQSAYNASLDSNNEHHFVTEKPAWDLLYKLIKINPIKAQDAFRKACGFDGVINTNDYSELLEVRKKKIGRNLSIGYKDKLKIVKGALQYLYDDKGRTFVDCVNNPSHVGHCHPVVVRKMQHQIATLNTNTRYLNDAITDYAEKLTATLPEKLSVCYFVNSGSEANDLAIRMSRHFTKQRDIIVLDHAYHGTSTVAMEMSPYKFDSKGGSGQMPWIHKAINPDLYRGPYKYGDAAAGEKYAEDVQRIIENLKKEDKAPAVFICETLLGVGGQIPLPENYLKTVYDYVRAAGGVCIADEVQVGFGRIGDHFWGFELQNVVPDIVVLGKPIGNGHPLAAVIVTEEIAEVFNNGLEYFNTFGGNPVSMATGLAVLEVIQEEEMQQHALETGNYLMNGLKGLMAKYPIISDVRGHGLFIGAEMVKDRTTMEPAIPEIDIVVEKLKAKGYLLSTDGPLHNVLKIKPPMPFNKQNAEEMVELLDIALSEL is encoded by the coding sequence ATGATTTTTTCAGAAACAGTTATTCAGGATTTAGTAAAAGAACATTACGGTTTAAATGTAATCGTAAAAGCATTAAATGGATATGATGAATTGAATTTTCTTTTATCTGATGATAAGAATGAAAAGTACATTCTAAAAGTATCAAATGAGAGCCATTCATTTCCATTTTTAGAAGCGCAGGCTGCCATCATGAGACATCTTGCCAAAAGTGATATTTCTGATTGTTTTCAGCATTTCTGTCTGAATGCAAAAGGGGAGGAGCTGACCCAGATTGTGACAGATTCAAAAACCTATTATATTCGAATTTTAAACTTTCTGGAAGGCACTTTTTGGGTAGATGAAAAGAACAAAAACAGTCAACTGCATTACAACTTGGGTTCATTTTTAGGCAATATGGATAACGCTTTGGCTGATTTCTCTCATCCAGCAATGCATCGCAATTATACTTGGGATATTAGCCGTGCAAGCGAAGCAGGCGATAATTTAAAGTATATTCTAAATCACGAAAGAAGACGTATAGCGGGTTATTTTTTATTGCAGTTTGACACAGAAGTATTACCAGAGTTGCACCGACTAAGACATGCTTATATTCATAATGATGCCAACGATTATAATGTTTTGGTAAAAGACAATCGTATAAGTGGCCTAATTGATTTTGGTGATATGGTGTATACGGCTTTAATCAACAATCTAGCGATTGCTTGTGTCTATGCGATGCTTGATGAAAAAGATCCGTTGGCTGTAGCAGCAAAAATTGTTGAAGGATACCATAATTCGTATGCACTTACCGAACAAGAATTAGATTTATTGTATTATCTCATTGCAGGAAGACTTTGTATTAGTGTGACACAATCTGCTTATAATGCATCATTGGATAGTAACAACGAACATCATTTTGTGACCGAAAAACCAGCTTGGGATTTGTTGTACAAACTGATAAAAATAAACCCTATAAAAGCACAAGATGCGTTTAGAAAAGCATGCGGTTTTGACGGAGTAATCAATACTAATGATTATTCTGAACTTCTTGAAGTTAGAAAAAAGAAAATAGGAAGAAATTTAAGCATTGGCTACAAAGACAAACTTAAAATCGTAAAAGGAGCTTTACAATATTTATACGATGACAAAGGAAGAACTTTTGTTGATTGCGTAAATAATCCATCGCATGTGGGGCATTGCCATCCAGTTGTGGTTAGAAAAATGCAGCATCAAATAGCGACTTTAAATACAAATACCAGATATTTAAATGATGCTATAACCGATTATGCAGAAAAACTAACAGCAACTTTACCCGAAAAACTAAGTGTCTGCTATTTTGTAAACTCTGGAAGCGAGGCCAATGATTTGGCTATTCGTATGAGCCGTCATTTTACCAAACAAAGAGATATTATCGTACTCGATCATGCGTATCACGGGACATCGACCGTAGCAATGGAAATGAGTCCGTATAAATTTGACAGCAAGGGAGGTTCTGGCCAAATGCCGTGGATTCATAAAGCAATTAATCCAGATTTGTATCGTGGTCCTTATAAATATGGAGATGCAGCAGCAGGAGAAAAATATGCTGAAGATGTACAGCGAATTATCGAAAACTTAAAGAAAGAAGATAAAGCGCCAGCAGTTTTCATCTGTGAAACTTTATTGGGAGTTGGAGGTCAGATTCCGTTGCCAGAAAATTATTTGAAAACCGTTTACGACTACGTTCGTGCAGCGGGAGGAGTCTGCATTGCAGATGAAGTTCAGGTTGGTTTTGGAAGAATTGGAGATCATTTCTGGGGCTTCGAATTGCAAAATGTTGTTCCAGATATTGTTGTCTTAGGAAAACCAATTGGTAACGGACATCCGCTTGCAGCTGTAATAGTAACCGAGGAGATTGCAGAAGTTTTCAACAATGGTTTGGAGTACTTCAATACTTTTGGAGGCAATCCTGTTTCTATGGCTACCGGATTGGCTGTTTTAGAGGTAATTCAGGAGGAAGAAATGCAGCAGCATGCTTTGGAAACGGGTAATTATTTGATGAACGGACTAAAAGGTCTAATGGCTAAATATCCTATTATCAGTGATGTTCGAGGACACGGATTATTTATTGGAGCAGAAATGGTAAAAGATAGAACTACCATGGAACCAGCTATTCCTGAAATAGATATTGTAGTCGAAAAACTGAAAGCCAAAGGTTATCTATTAAGTACTGACGGACCTCTTCATAATGTTTTAAAAATAAAACCGCCAATGCCATTTAATAAACAAAATGCTGAGGAAATGGTTGAGTTATTAGACATTGCATTAAGCGAATTATAG
- a CDS encoding beta-galactosidase, with translation MFNHNISFTKIITAGLLIAGCYSTPVFAQSKKSTTTENKDPQRFFSKPDLMQIGVYYYPEQWPREQWERDLKNIKKLGFEFTHFAEFAWTFLEPEEGKYDFKWLDDALAIAEKQGLKVIMCTPTPTPPAWMGEKYPEIYLVDASGRRREHGNRANQSVSNEKYREFVAKIVTELGKRYGNNKNVIGWQVDNEPGAPDDFSPSAQKGFQKWLKAKYGTIEKLNAEWVASFWSIRYNNFEQIAIPNAEIYFEDKLSPHAILDFKRYTADSQAEYLNLQAEILRKHIDPKQWITTNYTNVVYGADPRKTDKMDFATYTMYPVSGRNQLGGQNFRMGHPNKISEANDYYRSINGVTGVMEMQPGQVNWASINPQLLPGTVHMWISQAFGGGCSFTCTYRYRHPLGSSEMYHDGIVGTDGVTLTTGGKEFVQSIEDMKLLRKEYNPKAVIPQEIAKRKTGFLWSHENLWDLENQKQTEFWSTWRHRNTYTSAVKSTGAPMDFITEESDFSAYPFIVAPAYQLVDQKLVEKWTKYVENGGNLILSCRTGQKDKNGHFFEANWSGPIVPLIGADVEFFDMLVEDVNGTITAGNNTYKWNVWADVLNPKQGTEVLASYADQFYKGKAAAITRKLGKGTVTYIGAESKDGNLERQVVRTVYERAKVAIEDLPKGVYVEWRDGFFVGVNYTNETVNLPIPAGSKILMGKNPLEPAQAVIWK, from the coding sequence ATGTTTAACCACAATATATCTTTCACAAAAATAATAACGGCAGGATTGCTTATTGCAGGCTGCTATTCAACACCAGTTTTTGCCCAAAGCAAGAAAAGTACAACTACAGAGAATAAAGATCCGCAGCGATTTTTTTCAAAGCCTGATTTAATGCAGATTGGAGTATATTATTATCCAGAGCAATGGCCAAGAGAACAATGGGAGCGCGATTTAAAAAACATTAAAAAACTAGGTTTTGAGTTTACGCATTTTGCTGAATTTGCATGGACTTTTTTGGAGCCTGAAGAAGGAAAATATGATTTTAAATGGCTGGACGACGCATTGGCTATTGCCGAAAAACAAGGTTTGAAAGTAATCATGTGCACGCCAACGCCAACTCCGCCAGCATGGATGGGAGAAAAGTATCCTGAAATCTATCTGGTTGATGCAAGCGGACGAAGAAGAGAACACGGTAACAGAGCCAACCAGTCTGTGTCTAATGAAAAATATAGAGAATTTGTTGCTAAAATTGTTACTGAATTAGGAAAAAGATACGGTAATAACAAAAATGTAATTGGCTGGCAGGTTGATAACGAACCAGGAGCGCCAGACGATTTTAGTCCATCAGCACAAAAAGGATTTCAGAAATGGCTTAAAGCGAAATACGGGACAATCGAAAAATTAAATGCGGAGTGGGTAGCGAGTTTCTGGAGCATCAGATACAATAATTTTGAACAGATTGCGATTCCAAATGCAGAGATTTATTTTGAAGACAAACTAAGTCCGCATGCTATATTAGATTTCAAAAGATACACAGCAGATTCTCAAGCTGAGTATTTGAATTTGCAAGCTGAAATACTTAGAAAGCATATCGATCCAAAACAATGGATTACGACAAATTATACCAATGTGGTTTATGGTGCTGATCCAAGGAAAACAGATAAAATGGATTTTGCAACCTATACCATGTATCCTGTAAGCGGAAGAAATCAATTAGGAGGACAAAATTTCAGAATGGGACACCCTAATAAAATTTCGGAAGCCAATGATTATTATAGATCTATAAATGGCGTTACGGGCGTAATGGAAATGCAGCCTGGACAAGTAAACTGGGCAAGCATTAATCCGCAGTTATTGCCAGGAACAGTTCACATGTGGATTTCTCAGGCTTTCGGTGGAGGCTGTTCTTTTACTTGTACGTACAGATATAGACATCCGCTAGGAAGCAGCGAAATGTATCATGACGGAATTGTGGGAACAGACGGAGTCACTTTGACAACAGGAGGAAAAGAGTTTGTACAATCTATTGAAGACATGAAACTGCTTCGTAAAGAATACAATCCAAAAGCGGTAATTCCGCAGGAAATTGCGAAAAGAAAGACAGGATTTTTATGGAGTCACGAGAATCTGTGGGATTTGGAAAACCAAAAACAAACAGAATTCTGGAGTACTTGGAGACATAGAAATACCTATACTTCAGCAGTAAAATCAACTGGTGCGCCAATGGATTTTATTACAGAAGAAAGCGATTTTTCGGCTTATCCGTTTATTGTTGCTCCAGCGTATCAGTTAGTTGATCAAAAACTGGTAGAGAAATGGACAAAATATGTTGAAAATGGTGGAAATTTAATTCTTTCGTGCCGTACAGGGCAGAAAGATAAAAACGGTCATTTCTTCGAAGCAAATTGGAGCGGACCAATTGTACCTTTAATCGGAGCAGACGTTGAGTTTTTTGATATGTTGGTTGAAGATGTAAACGGAACCATAACTGCTGGAAACAATACCTATAAATGGAATGTTTGGGCAGATGTTTTAAATCCGAAACAAGGAACTGAAGTTTTGGCTTCGTATGCCGATCAGTTTTACAAAGGCAAAGCGGCTGCGATTACCAGAAAACTTGGAAAAGGAACCGTTACGTATATTGGAGCCGAAAGTAAAGATGGGAATCTAGAGAGACAAGTAGTAAGAACGGTATACGAACGTGCAAAAGTTGCTATTGAAGATTTACCAAAAGGCGTTTATGTAGAATGGCGTGATGGTTTCTTTGTTGGTGTAAATTATACTAATGAAACTGTAAATCTGCCAATTCCCGCAGGAAGTAAAATATTAATGGGCAAAAATCCATTAGAACCTGCTCAGGCTGTTATTTGGAAATAA